In one Mauremys mutica isolate MM-2020 ecotype Southern chromosome 3, ASM2049712v1, whole genome shotgun sequence genomic region, the following are encoded:
- the CENPO gene encoding centromere protein O isoform X2: MEEATAYLRDGVLSHLEKLEAHARKLALKQEETQRQQENLVRLRARVQELRLQRDELQTKVNLQQVALIRQERTTGSNVEPVQAVETGGQALLKWKVENVKAMLQAFHLTGLSGKLTKQGVCFCISTAYEGTYLDSYYLDLLIQQPVQIRHHSVPIFIPLEQIAKKYLQTNIKCFLAMLSDHLNAYAGRKYQADQLQDHYSAFLKGTLQRNSLHNVLFFNYDVETESKTFPFRAKLVYGDLTRSLPTEATITYKGDVSDSLVEKTAAHSNLFRHTALHKAFDSFKRAAENLDQTA, encoded by the exons ATGGAAGAGGCGACTGCTTACCTGAGAGATG GGGTCCTATCCCATCTGGAAAAGCTAGAAGCTCATGCACGGAAACTAGCACTGAAGCAAGAAGAAACTCAACGGCAGCAGGAGAATTTGGTCAGGCTGAGAGCAAGAGTCCAGGAGCTGAGACTCCAAAGAGATGAACTCCAGACCAAAGTGAACCTGCAGCAAGTTGCG CTCATCAGGCAGGAAAGAACCACCGGCAGTAACGTGGAGCCCGTCCAAGCAGTGGAGACCGGAGGGCAAGCTCTTCTAAAATGGAAAGTGGAAAATGTCAAGGCCATGCTGCAAGCCTTTCATCTGACAG GTCTTAGTGGGAAATTGACCAAACAAGGAGTCTGTTTCTGCATCAGCACTGCTTATGAAGGCACCTACCTGGACTCCTACTACCTGGACCTCCTCATACAGCAACCAGTCCAGATTCGTCACCACTCTGTCCCCATCTTCATCCCCTTGGAGCAAATAGCCAAGAAGTACTTGCAGACCAACATCAAATGCTTCCTGGCTATGTTGTCTGATCACCTGAATGCTTATGCTGGAAGGAAATACCAGGCAGATCAGTTACAG GACCATTATTCAGCCTTTCTCAAAGGAACCTTGCAGAGAAACTCGTTGCATAATGTACTGTTCTTTAATTATGATGTGGAAACAGAAAGCAAGACCTTTCCATTCAGAGCAAAGCTGGTTTATGGCGATCTCACCCGTAGTCTTCCAACTGAGGCCACTATTACATATAAAG GGGATGTTTCTGACTCTCTGGTGGAGAAGACAGCAGCTCAttcaaacttgttccgccacacGGCTCTGCACAAAGCCTTCGATTCCTTCAAAAGAGCAGCAGAAAATCTGGATCAAACAGCGTAA
- the CENPO gene encoding centromere protein O isoform X1 yields the protein MEEATAYLRDGVLSHLEKLEAHARKLALKQEETQRQQENLVRLRARVQELRLQRDELQTKVNLQQVALIRQERTTGSNVEPVQAVETGGQALLKWKVENVKAMLQAFHLTGLSGKLTKQGVCFCISTAYEGTYLDSYYLDLLIQQPVQIRHHSVPIFIPLEQIAKKYLQTNIKCFLAMLSDHLNAYAGRKYQADQLQDHYSAFLKGTLQRNSLHNVLFFNYDVETESKTFPFRAKLVYGDLTRSLPTEATITYKAGDVSDSLVEKTAAHSNLFRHTALHKAFDSFKRAAENLDQTA from the exons ATGGAAGAGGCGACTGCTTACCTGAGAGATG GGGTCCTATCCCATCTGGAAAAGCTAGAAGCTCATGCACGGAAACTAGCACTGAAGCAAGAAGAAACTCAACGGCAGCAGGAGAATTTGGTCAGGCTGAGAGCAAGAGTCCAGGAGCTGAGACTCCAAAGAGATGAACTCCAGACCAAAGTGAACCTGCAGCAAGTTGCG CTCATCAGGCAGGAAAGAACCACCGGCAGTAACGTGGAGCCCGTCCAAGCAGTGGAGACCGGAGGGCAAGCTCTTCTAAAATGGAAAGTGGAAAATGTCAAGGCCATGCTGCAAGCCTTTCATCTGACAG GTCTTAGTGGGAAATTGACCAAACAAGGAGTCTGTTTCTGCATCAGCACTGCTTATGAAGGCACCTACCTGGACTCCTACTACCTGGACCTCCTCATACAGCAACCAGTCCAGATTCGTCACCACTCTGTCCCCATCTTCATCCCCTTGGAGCAAATAGCCAAGAAGTACTTGCAGACCAACATCAAATGCTTCCTGGCTATGTTGTCTGATCACCTGAATGCTTATGCTGGAAGGAAATACCAGGCAGATCAGTTACAG GACCATTATTCAGCCTTTCTCAAAGGAACCTTGCAGAGAAACTCGTTGCATAATGTACTGTTCTTTAATTATGATGTGGAAACAGAAAGCAAGACCTTTCCATTCAGAGCAAAGCTGGTTTATGGCGATCTCACCCGTAGTCTTCCAACTGAGGCCACTATTACATATAAAG CAGGGGATGTTTCTGACTCTCTGGTGGAGAAGACAGCAGCTCAttcaaacttgttccgccacacGGCTCTGCACAAAGCCTTCGATTCCTTCAAAAGAGCAGCAGAAAATCTGGATCAAACAGCGTAA